GGGTGATACAAAGCTCAAGATGGCAAAACACGTAGCATCCTTTTAAATGTAATGAAAAATTCTAAGGGCCGatttagaggaagaagagagaaaccCCCTTCCAAGGAAGTCTTTTAGCCCCTCCGGGAGAGATCTGTGTCCTCAAGAGCCTCCTGAAAGTTCAAGACTCCCCACCGTTGCAGTCCAAGCTCCGCTTCTTGAGTTTTTACCTGGGGGGGCCTTGTTAAAGATCCAGCATCTGCAAGCCAAACACAGATATACCACCTTTCGCTACCCTTCTGTGTGCATCTTTTCTCCAAGAAAGCAACTAGAAACAGGTGCCTCCATTGGGCGCGTATTAAATTGCCCGTGGTGAGCCGCCTGCCCCAGGAATTGCACCGGTGGAACCGCTTCGTGCATCTCCCCCGCGATGCATGCGCATTTTGCAAAGCTTAAACTAGGCCGAGATTATCCGTCGctctccccccccactcacaaaCTCCAAGAGCTCCCTGGCGCTTTGGGGGTCGTTTTGTGCCATCTCCACGGCCGCCGAGTCCCGGCTCGTTCCCTCTCTTGATCCCTCTGCCGACTGGCACGGCTCCAAACGGCCGCGTCCCTCCTCCCGTGCCGCCTTGCAGGGGCGCCAAGAGCGGAGGGAACCCCGCCTAGGGAGGCGAGAGGGACGTCCCCGTGCAGACGCCCGGCCTTCCATAGCAGGTGGCACCTCCTTccgctcccttccctccttccttgcaCACGCGCGAGGCATCCGGGCAGTCTGGTTTGCACGCTGCAAAACCCTTTAGGAGCGCCAGTCTCTGAAAAAAAGGCGGAGAGGAGCCCTTTGTGGGTATGCAGTGCAGTCCTGTCACTTCTGGCGACCAAGGCAAgaggccagaggcgttcctcccactgggcaaagtgggtAGTTGTTCTGGGCGCAGCCCTGTCTGgggtgcaggtttgtttgtgggattttttgtattttcagtgtttttccatttttgacctgcagagggtgcagtttttaggcaagcagcaccaaaatttcagggatgttttgggagactcctctgatgctatcacccaggtttggtgaggtttggttcagggagtccaaagttatggactcccaaagggggtgccccatcccccattgtttccaatgggagctaataggagatgaggctgcacctttgagggtcgataactttggaccccctgaaccaaacttcaccaaacctgggaggtatcatcaagagaatcttttactgataccacccaggttttgtgaagtttggtccagggggtccaaagctatggactcccaaaggggggtgccccatcatccattgtttccaatgggagctaagatgggggctacacctttgagggtccataactttggaccccctgaaccaaacttcaccaaacctgggtggtatcattaggggagtctcctaaagacaccctgaaagtttggtgctgctagcttaacaattggacccctgacagcaggcacctcccaaatttcctcagattttccttttacatccccccgcctttgacatggatttaaagggagaatctgaggtccccagtttaaacactgcaagtgatgctgtttcagggtggggagaatcaaccccaaagtagcatcacttccaatgttgtttaaactgggaaccccagattctccctttaaggtggatttaaaaggagaatctgggctccttagtttaaacaccattgaaaatgatgctgtttgggggtggattccagcatcacttgtttaaactagggagcccagattctcctttgaaacattgaaagtgatactgtttcccccaattgggggtactggatacaacaccataaaatgttttcatagcagtaataaaacattttgaaaacattttgaaaatgttttcaaaaaattatttcttggtcacagtgggggagggtggctgcccatggggggcgccaaactccagtttgcctagatacgccactgggcgtagctacaagggggggtgcgcgttgcattgggcatgcgcctgggggggcatcaaactcaggttttgcccagggctccagtttgcctagttacaccactgcaaGAGGCGTTGaggggcggtttgccattgcctgtctccagcCCGGGATTAACCATGAAGCAAAATAAGTGTGTCCTTAGAGCCTCAAGTGAAGAGGGCcccatggagggttttttttttctctgcaaagtactgaagcagatttgttaagTCAGATTCATTTTGAGGTTGTGATTAAagactttgcaatttaaaaatgcaggtgaatttttaaaaaataaataaacttataaAGTATGTGATAGTAAACATTCTTTTGAATCCTTGGTTTGCATAAAATTGAAATGCTatgtattttcaaggcaaggaagcaGTGGATTAATAAgtggttttgtttcatacaaataatgagaCTTACTCATTAGAATATATaactcttgtttttattttgaattatacCGGGCATACCACAAACTTTTCTGTGCTAagggcctctaaaggtcttaatccaAGCCTGcttcctggtgttccttggaggtctttcatccaaaatactagccagggcctgccctgcttatcttctaaggtctgatgaaatcaggctagggTGGAGCTATCTAGGTCAGGATGCCTGGGACCTACCAACTAAGAAAGGGGCTGAGCAGGTGCAAAATGCTTTCTGGCAGCACTGAGTGACGCTTTTGGAGAGTGCTCTTGTTTCAGAGATTTACAGAAAGAGCTTCCAGACCGCAGGTTGTTCTTTTCCTGAGTCCCTGGATCTCTTCTCTAAAAATTAATCACTGTGCATACTCCAATAGAAACTAGTATAGTGCATTGGATAGTTGGTTAGAAATCACATTACTAGTGAGTAACTGATTCACAGGATAATCTAGTGCAAGGGTGGCCAAGCTGTGGTTGATGAACCACATATGGCTCTTTGCCGTATAATGTGTGGCTCACAGCCATAGAGGATGGTCAGTGGAGTGGAGTCTCCCTTTCTTCGAGCCCTGgccatgctgctgccatttgctatgGGGCAGAGAGCAGGCGTGGAGCGAAGGGGAGCTGCGCctagggcacacgtgtgccccacGCCCCTGTCCGCCCCGACCACACCCCCCCACAGATGTGCACCCGGGGGCGTCGCATGAGGCCAGAAGGGGAGGCAACAGTTGGCCTCTGGGTCAGAGGTAGAAGTGCCCAAGGCCCCATAGCCCCTGTAATTTATACAATCTTGACAACACATCAGCTGGATTTTAAACAACTGACAGCAAAGATGGAAACTCACAATTTTTCTGCTAGCTGGAATAGCCAGTAACTGTCATTAGCAATATCTACTTTtaccccttttgtttttattttggcagtgttaggtctcggaacatTAAACCAATAAACAGACTGTGAAGTAAtaatcagcagcgtttattgatgaggtattcaagcaccatacttggcaaagccagttttaACAAAGCTGGCATTTGAGATTCCGTATTTTTCCCAATGTTCACCCCTCCCAGCTTCTCAAGAGGCAGCCTCTGGAACTGAGTTCTTCAAGGTCAGGAACAGATAGcagaggagccacctggtctcctgcccacaacaaaaTAATAGTTGTAaatcttttctcatgggacagcgGAGGCTtacttcactacaaagcatgcaaagccataaagcacaggtcaaggaaagaattcaCTGATGGCAGTGGTTATATATAACAGGCTGAATACATATATCAAAGGAGGCattgaatttatatatatataaacgtgaaataccactgactgactgactgatcaaaagaactcaaaaaccaccgaaactacaacattgaaatttggcacaccggttcgttatgtgcttcaggtgctcgctaagaaaggattttccaaaattttcacttccactcgacttattagatatttactgttcaactctggccatctgcacgaacattctaagggtgacagttaaacacgagtttcatgtccttcaacatggtactTTCGacggtttttgagttcttttgatcagtcagtcagtgagtggtatttcacgtttatatatatagcttcgtttcacaggacattttaatgaagggcactttgaagctctaactcaatttgtcgcatcgacaagtactgctaatgcccaccaaacaagcATGATAgatccaatggtgcgccaactgcattctaacaccaccctcctcaatgcatatgaacctgttccttctgctgaaaccactaaagggagaagaggaattaaatgcagaaagcgattttagaaaaagacaactacaggaagctgctgtaaaatatgcgaaaaccaacccgtcagtccacagacaggctgtgaaaaaatatgctgcatgtcaccccaaagttcacaaacaggctgtaaagaagtatgctgaatgtcaccctgaaattcatagaaaggctgtgatgaagtatgcgtagcaaagcacagGTATCCTGCTAGTGGTTACATATAGCGGATTACATGAATTAAAGAATGCACCCCTTTCACTCAGATAAGTGTCCTCCTGATAGACAGTCTCATTTAATGTtaatacaaatgaataaaaatacatgaat
The window above is part of the Sphaerodactylus townsendi isolate TG3544 linkage group LG09, MPM_Stown_v2.3, whole genome shotgun sequence genome. Proteins encoded here:
- the HSBP1L1 gene encoding heat shock factor-binding protein 1-like protein 1; this encodes MPRACARKEGRERKEVPPAMEGRASARGRPSRLPRRGSLRSWRPCKAAREEGRGRLEPCQSAEGSREGTSRDSAAVEMAQNDPQSARELLEFAENLLQQVHENFQALTDKLTLRMEDMGEQIDDLEKHVNGLVAQAGVENASEELTH